The following coding sequences are from one Phenylobacterium glaciei window:
- a CDS encoding NepR family anti-sigma factor, with translation MIEHTPNEDRRKVSMALDEARLRQQAIGARLRQMFDEVVNEPVPDEFLDILRKADKRSSENG, from the coding sequence ATGATTGAACACACACCCAATGAGGACCGGCGGAAAGTCTCCATGGCCCTCGACGAGGCCAGGCTCCGCCAACAGGCGATCGGCGCGCGTTTGCGCCAGATGTTCGACGAAGTGGTCAACGAACCCGTCCCGGACGAATTCCTCGATATCCTTCGCAAGGCTGACAAGCGTTCCTCGGAGAACGGCTGA
- a CDS encoding DUF1328 domain-containing protein, whose product MLGWALTFAVLAIVAGLLGFVSLAGLAATVAKVLFVVFLVLLVASFVIRAVRGQSVL is encoded by the coding sequence ATGCTGGGTTGGGCCTTGACCTTCGCCGTTCTCGCCATCGTGGCGGGCCTCCTGGGCTTCGTGAGCCTGGCGGGTCTGGCCGCCACCGTGGCCAAGGTGCTGTTCGTCGTCTTCCTGGTGCTGCTGGTGGCGAGCTTCGTCATCCGCGCGGTGCGGGGACAGTCGGTTCTCTAG
- a CDS encoding response regulator: MSLLARLAPHLPYVRRYARALTGDQTTGDHYVRVALEALAAGERTLEANLTPRVALYNVFHTIWLSTGAKLEPRDGGVTGDDASGRLMRIAPRSRQAFLLTALEGFTPSEAAQILGADFSEVEGLISQAQQEIDAELATDVLIIEDEPVIAADIEALVTELGHTVVDIAATRTEAVDAVNRKVPGLVLADIQLADGSSGIDAVKDILARYDVPVIFITAFPERLLTGERPEPTFLITKPFQPETVKAAIGQALFFHPRNAKQAA, translated from the coding sequence TTGAGTCTGCTAGCCCGACTGGCGCCGCATCTTCCTTATGTGCGCCGATACGCCCGCGCCCTCACCGGCGATCAGACGACCGGGGACCACTATGTCCGCGTCGCGCTGGAGGCCCTGGCGGCCGGGGAGCGCACTCTGGAGGCGAACCTGACGCCTCGCGTGGCGCTCTACAATGTCTTCCACACCATCTGGCTCAGCACGGGCGCCAAGCTTGAGCCTCGCGACGGCGGCGTCACCGGCGACGACGCCAGCGGCCGCCTGATGCGAATCGCGCCGCGCTCGCGGCAGGCCTTCCTGCTCACCGCCCTGGAGGGCTTCACCCCCTCCGAGGCCGCCCAGATCCTGGGCGCCGACTTCTCCGAGGTGGAGGGCCTGATCAGCCAAGCCCAGCAGGAAATCGACGCCGAACTGGCCACCGATGTCTTGATCATCGAGGATGAACCGGTGATCGCCGCCGACATCGAAGCCCTGGTCACCGAACTGGGTCACACGGTGGTCGACATCGCCGCCACCCGCACCGAGGCGGTGGACGCGGTGAACCGCAAGGTGCCGGGCCTGGTTTTGGCCGATATCCAGCTGGCCGACGGCTCGTCGGGCATCGACGCGGTGAAGGACATCCTGGCCCGCTACGACGTGCCGGTGATCTTCATCACCGCCTTCCCTGAGCGTCTGCTGACCGGTGAGCGTCCGGAACCCACCTTCCTGATCACCAAGCCCTTCCAGCCGGAGACGGTGAAGGCGGCGATCGGCCAGGCGCTGTTCTTCCATCCCCGGAACGCCAAGCAAGCCGCCTAG
- a CDS encoding diacylglycerol/lipid kinase family protein, which translates to MGGKIRSIELIANTASGSVSAGAPDEARAILAEFGGKTNVCVPENGDLSGCLQAAIDRSPDLLVILAGDGTARAAAELCGMKGPMIAPLPGGTMNMLPKAVYGTTDWKQALRDTLEHGEERPLGGGLVDGRLFLVAAILGSGALLAPAREAVREGRPLIAFHRARRAWRRAFSGRLRYSLDGGPRGKAEAMTFMCPIASRALDDDDQFLEAAALDPAGVAEALRIGLHSVIGDWRNDPAVQAIACRQARVWASDGIPAVLDGEPARLKANVQVTWKNKVTRILAPPKAAKPDTPETSVEKTLKVRA; encoded by the coding sequence GTGGGGGGCAAGATTCGAAGCATCGAACTGATCGCCAACACCGCCTCGGGCAGTGTCAGCGCGGGCGCGCCTGACGAAGCGCGCGCCATCCTGGCCGAGTTCGGCGGCAAGACGAATGTCTGCGTGCCTGAGAATGGCGACCTCTCGGGCTGCCTGCAGGCCGCTATCGACCGCTCGCCGGACCTGCTGGTGATCCTGGCCGGCGACGGCACGGCCCGCGCCGCGGCTGAGCTGTGCGGCATGAAGGGCCCGATGATCGCGCCACTGCCGGGGGGCACCATGAACATGCTGCCCAAGGCGGTTTATGGGACCACCGATTGGAAACAGGCGCTGCGCGACACCCTGGAACACGGCGAGGAACGCCCCCTGGGCGGCGGTCTGGTGGACGGACGGCTGTTCCTGGTGGCCGCCATCCTGGGTTCCGGCGCCCTGCTGGCGCCCGCCCGCGAGGCGGTGCGCGAGGGCCGGCCGCTGATCGCCTTCCACCGGGCGCGCCGCGCCTGGCGCCGCGCCTTCTCGGGCCGGCTGCGCTATAGCCTCGATGGCGGGCCGCGCGGCAAGGCCGAGGCCATGACCTTCATGTGCCCTATCGCCTCGCGCGCCCTCGATGACGACGACCAGTTCCTGGAGGCCGCGGCCCTGGACCCCGCAGGGGTGGCCGAGGCCCTGCGCATCGGCCTGCACAGCGTGATAGGCGATTGGCGCAACGATCCCGCGGTCCAGGCCATCGCCTGCCGCCAGGCGCGGGTCTGGGCCTCCGACGGAATTCCAGCGGTGCTGGACGGCGAGCCTGCGCGGCTGAAGGCCAATGTTCAGGTGACCTGGAAAAACAAGGTGACCCGCATCCTGGCGCCGCCGAAGGCCGCCAAGCCCGACACCCCCGAGACGTCGGTCGAGAAGACGCTGAAGGTCAGGGCCTGA
- a CDS encoding PRC-barrel domain-containing protein: MIKPRHILVAGLAAGVMLAFANLASAQGASGLEGREVRAADGAVLGTIAKVITGPDGRPLQVLVQPKGARAAGPRSLPYKALSPEGDRFVIPLSKAEFDSMPAVDLAAK; this comes from the coding sequence ATGATCAAGCCCAGACATATCCTCGTCGCCGGTCTCGCCGCCGGTGTGATGTTGGCCTTCGCCAACCTGGCCTCCGCCCAAGGGGCTTCAGGCCTGGAGGGCCGCGAAGTGCGCGCCGCCGACGGCGCGGTGCTGGGGACGATCGCCAAGGTGATCACCGGCCCCGACGGCCGGCCCCTGCAGGTGCTGGTCCAGCCCAAGGGCGCGCGGGCCGCGGGTCCCCGCAGCCTGCCCTATAAGGCCTTGAGCCCCGAGGGCGACCGCTTCGTGATCCCGCTCAGCAAGGCGGAGTTCGACTCGATGCCCGCGGTCGATCTGGCGGCGAAATAA
- a CDS encoding OmpA family protein translates to MTTVHGLGAAVLVVAILGAGCTTMTSPRDRIVKREAPCADVTVDIYFEPDSAAVTKEGRAVLRAAADQAKGCQVDKVLVLGLADAAGAPAANLELSKQRAASVTKALRATGLPAGEVDLTAAGQSGSVTASGDNRPLRRRADVTLKLSSPRK, encoded by the coding sequence ATGACGACGGTTCATGGACTTGGCGCGGCGGTTCTGGTGGTGGCGATCCTGGGAGCAGGCTGCACGACGATGACCAGCCCCCGCGACCGTATCGTCAAGCGCGAGGCTCCCTGCGCCGACGTGACCGTCGATATCTATTTCGAGCCGGACTCTGCCGCCGTCACCAAGGAGGGCCGCGCTGTCCTTCGCGCCGCGGCCGACCAGGCCAAGGGCTGCCAGGTGGACAAGGTGCTGGTCCTGGGACTGGCCGACGCCGCCGGCGCGCCGGCCGCTAACTTGGAACTCTCCAAGCAGCGCGCCGCCTCGGTGACCAAGGCTCTCCGCGCCACCGGCCTGCCCGCCGGCGAAGTCGACCTGACCGCAGCAGGCCAGTCGGGCTCGGTGACGGCCTCGGGCGACAACCGACCCCTGCGCCGCCGCGCCGATGTCACCCTCAAGCTCTCATCGCCCCGGAAATAG